The following DNA comes from Picosynechococcus sp. PCC 7003.
CAGGCTTTCAGCATGCCCAGGGGGAGATCATTATTTCCCTCGATGCAGATTTACAAAATGATCCGGCGGATATTCCGAACCTGATCCAGAAAATGAACGAAGGCTACGACCTCGTCAGCGGTTGGCGCAAGGAACGGCAAGATAACCAATGGACGCGGCTTCTTCCTTCAAAAATCGCTAATGCTCTGATCCGTCGAGTGACGGGGGTCAATCTCCATGACTATGGTTGTTCCCTGAAGGCCTACCGCACAGAAATCCTCGCAGATCTAAATCTCTATGGGGAACTGCACCGCTTTATTCCCGCCCTGGCGTTTATTGAAGGGGCAACCATCGCTGAAATCCCCGTGCGGCACCATGCCCGCCAGTTCGGCAGCAGTAAATATGGCCTAGACCGCACGTTTCGGGTCTTGCTTGATCTATTGACGGTGTGGTTTATGAAAAAATTCCTCACCCGCCCGATGCACGTCTTTGGTTATCTCGGCATTATTTTTATCCTCGTCGGTTTTATGCTGGGGGGTTATTTATCGTTCCTGAAGATCTTTTGGGGTCAAGCGATTGGCGATCGCCCTTTGTTGCTCCTGGTGGCGATCCTGCTGTTAGCCGGGGTGCAACTCTTTGGTTTTGGCCTCTTGGGGGAACTGCTGATCCGCACCTACCACGAATCCCAGGGACGGCCCATCTACCGGGTTCGCTCCATTGTCGGGCAATCTAAACATTTTTCGGCCCAATAAAAAACTCCCCATTCTAGAGACGGAACAGAGAGTTGGGTAATTTTTCTTTAAAGAATTCTGGGCAGTCTAGGCCGCAAACTTAATCTTCAGGAAATCTTCCTCCATCTTCGCCCCGGAGGGTTTGAGAGCGGCGAGGGCTT
Coding sequences within:
- a CDS encoding glycosyltransferase family 2 protein — its product is MSSPVPITEAPATTQTLSIVVPIYNEVESLPHLIQAIASVMQGNNYAYEIICVDDGSKDGSTALLKQLATEREDLRAIILRRNYGQTPAMAAGFQHAQGEIIISLDADLQNDPADIPNLIQKMNEGYDLVSGWRKERQDNQWTRLLPSKIANALIRRVTGVNLHDYGCSLKAYRTEILADLNLYGELHRFIPALAFIEGATIAEIPVRHHARQFGSSKYGLDRTFRVLLDLLTVWFMKKFLTRPMHVFGYLGIIFILVGFMLGGYLSFLKIFWGQAIGDRPLLLLVAILLLAGVQLFGFGLLGELLIRTYHESQGRPIYRVRSIVGQSKHFSAQ